In Sparus aurata chromosome 3, fSpaAur1.1, whole genome shotgun sequence, the following are encoded in one genomic region:
- the LOC115579042 gene encoding tissue alpha-L-fucosidase-like — MALGPAHIASFMCLIPLLLLAPGCAARYTADWASLDARPLPQWYDDAKFGIFIHWGVFSVPGFGQFSEWFWWWWASGRQAEVDFMKKNYPPGFKYADFAPQFRAEFYNPDDWADIFKASGARYIVFTTKHHEGFTNWPSPVSWNWNSMDTGPHRDLVGELAVAVRKRSLRLGLYHSMFEFFNPLYLADRASGFKTQNFVALKTLPELLHLVMSYKPDLIWSDGDWEAPDTYWNSTQFLAWLYNDSPVKEGVIVNDRWGKGCYCKHGGYFNCADRFSPGQVPNHKWEKCQDLDAFQSWGYRRNMKLTDVMDLPSVIKDFVSVVAMGGNYLLNVGANSDGMIVPVFEERLRQIGVWLGINGEAIYASKTWRVQKDNTTVPVWYTAKNNTVYAILLSWPPKQSLQLPSPKTSTATKVTLLDFPNVPLKWAPMTQTAGLTVLMPPMPPSPANAWCLKLEGVA, encoded by the exons ATGGCACTGGGACCTGCACACATCGCGTCtttcatgtgtctgatccctcTTCTCCTGCTGGCACCGGGATGCGCAGCGCGCTACACGGCGGACTGGGCCAGCCTGGACGCCAGACCCCTGCCGCAGTGGTACGACGACGCCAAGTTTGGGATCTTCATCCACTGGGGCGTCTTCTCGGTCCCCGGCTTCGGGCAGTTTTCTGAGTGGTTCTGGTGGTGGTGGGCGTCCGGGAGGCAAGCGGAAGTGGATTTCATGAAGAAGAACTACCCTCCGGGCTTTAAATACGCGGATTTCGCGCCCCAGTTTCGCGCAGAGTTCTACAACCCGGATGACTGGGCAGATATATTCAAAGCGTCGGGAGCCAG GTACATTGTATTCACAACCAAGCACCATGAAGGATTCACAAACTGGCCCTCACCTGTCTCCTGGAACTGGAACTCGATGGATACCGGTCCTCACCGGGACCTGGTGGGAGAGCTGGCTGTAGCTGTCAGGAAGAG GTCACTGCGTTTGGGTCTCTACCACTCAATGTTTGAATTCTTCAATCCCCTCTACTTGGCGGACCGGGCCTCCGGATTCAAGACTCAGAATTTTGTCGCCCTCAAGACTCTTCCGGAGCTACTGCACCTCGTGATGTCGTACAAACCTGATCTGATCTGGTCTGATGGGGACTGGGAGGCACCTGACACTTACTGGAACTCGACCCAGTTCCTGGCCTGGCTGTACAATGACAGCCCAGTTAAG GAAGGGGTGATTGTCAATGACAGGTGGGGTAAAGGCTGCTACTGCAAACACGGTGGCTACTTCAACTGCGCTGACAGGTTCTCGCCAGGTCAAGTTCCAAACCACAAATGGGAGAAATGCCAGGACCTCGATGCCTTCCAGTCTTGGGGCTACCGAAGAAACATGAAGCTAACCGATGTCATGGACCTGCCGTCCGTCATAAAG GACTTCGTGAGTGTGGTGGCAATGGGCGGTAACTACCTGTTGAACGTCGGGGCAAATTCAGATGGCATGATTGTCCCGGTGTTTGAGGAGCGGCTGAGGCAAATTGGTGTCTGGTTGGGGATTAATGGGGAGGCCATCTATGCTTCCAAGACCTGGAGGGTCCAGAAAGACAACACCACTGTCCCTGTCTG GTACACTGCCAAAAACAATACAGTTTATGCCATACTCCTCAGCTGGCCGCCCAAGCAATCACTTCAGCTCCCATCACCAAAGACGTCCACGGCCACAAAG GTAACACTTCTGGACTTCCCTAATGTACCACTGAAGTGGGCCCCAATGACGCAGACAGCTGGACTGACGGTTCTGATGCCTCCGATGCCGCCGTCTCCTGCCAACGCCTGGTGTTTGAAACTAGAGGGCGTGGCCTAG
- the LOC115579041 gene encoding tissue alpha-L-fucosidase, whose translation MLATLVLVLAVVSQAAARYTADWTSLDARPLPSWYDQAKVGIFVHWGVFSVPGFGSEWFWWHWQGQQPPDQKCVSYMSKNYPPGFSYPEFAPQFHAQFFNPEDWADIFKASGAKYVVLTAKHHEGFTNWGSPHSWNWNSVDTGPHRDLVGDLGETVRNRSLHYGLYNSLYEWFHPLYLKDKKNGFKTQEFVMNKLLPELYNMVVRYRPEVIWSDGDWEAPDTYWNSTEFLAWLYNDSPVKDTVVTNDRWGAGCACKHGGYYNCEDKYTPGQLPQHKWEKCTSVDTHSWGYRRNMKMSELMDLPTIIEDLVHTVALGGNYLLNVGPTPDGMIPAVFEERLRSVGAWLEINGEAIYASKPWRIQTENTTVPVWYTSKGETVYAIVTTIPPKPTVQLLGPKTSADTKVTLLGNPQPLSWSPLTPSAGLIVLLPERPSSPGRAWTLKLDGVQ comes from the exons ATGCTAGCGacattagttttagttttagctGTAGTTTCTCAAGCCGCGGCTCGGTACACCGCCGACTGGACGAGTTTGGACGCCAGGCCGCTGCCGTCATGGTACGACCAGGCCAAGGTGGGGATTTTTGTCCACTGGGGGGTGTTTTCTGTGCCCGGGTTCGGCAGTGAGTGGTTCTGGTGGCACTGGCAGGGCCAGCAGCCCCCGGACCAGAAGTGCGTGAGCTACATGTCCAAGAACTACCCGCCGGGCTTCAGCTACCCGGAGTTTGCTCCCCAGTTTCACGCTCAGTTCTTCAACCCGGAGGACTGGGCCGACATATTCAAGGCTTCAGGTGCAAA GTATGTGGTCCTGACCGCCAAACACCACGAAGGGTTTACTAACTGGGGCTCTCCACACTCCTGGAACTGGAACTCAGTTGACACTGGTCCTCACAGGGACCTGGTGGGAGATCTGGGGGAGACGGTGCGCAACAG GTCATTGCACTATGGACTGTACAACTCCCTGTATGAGTGGTTCCACCCTCTGTACCTGAAGGACAAGAAGAATGGATTCAAAACACAGGAGTTTGTGATGAATAAACTACTACCAGAGCTTTATAACATGGTTGTAAG GTACAGACCTGAGGTGATCTGGTCCGATGGGGACTGGGAGGCACCTGACACCTACTGGAACTCCACTGAGTTCCTGGCCTGGTTGTACAATGACAGCCCTGTCAAA GATACAGTAGTGACCAATGACAGATGGGGAGCTGGCTGTGCGTGTAAACACGGTGGCTACTATAACTGTGAGGACAAATATACTCCAGGCCAGCTGCCACAGCACAAATGGGAGAAATGCACATCTGTGGACACACATTCCTGGGGCTACCGTCGAAACATGAAGATGAGTGAACTGATGGACTTGCCCACTATCATAGAG GATCTGGTTCACACGGTGGCTCTGGGAGGTAACTACCTCCTGAATGTGGGTCCCACACCTGATGGGATGATCCCTGCCGTGTTTGAGGAGAGGCTCAGGAGTGTCGGAGCGTGGCTGGAGATCAACGGGGAGGCCATCTACGCCTCCAAACCCTGGAGGATACAGACCGAGAACACCACTGTGCCAGTCTG GTATACATCAAAAGGGGAAACCGTCTATGCCATTGTGACAACCATACCTCCCAAACCCACAGTACAACTGCTGGGACCTAAAACATCAGCAGATACTAAG GTGACCTTGTTGGGTAATCCACAGCCTTTATCCTGGTCGCCACTCACCCCCAGTGCTGGCCTTATTGTCCTTTTGCCTGAACGTCCCTCCTCCCCGGGTCGAGCCTGGACACTCAAACTGGACGGTGTCCAGTGA